The genomic region AAAAATATAGTCTGAACCCATTTTTCTTTTTGCAGCCGCAATTGTACTATCAGGATTTGTTACAGCCTGTCTCCTTGCTGGTTCACCTACCAAAAGTTCACCCGTTTTGGTAAATGCGACTATGGAAGGAAATGCCTTACCACCTACAGTAGCACCTTCAGCTGCAGGAATGATAGTAGGTTTTCCACCCATTACCACGGCAGCGGCCGAATTACTTGTTCCTAAATCTATTCCTATTATTTTAGTCATTTAATTTCACCATTATTTTTTGATATTTCTACCAGTGTTGGTCTAATAACTCTCTTATGAGAAATATATCCTTTCCTCAGTTCTTTGACAATTGTGTTGTTATCTAGCTCAGAATCTTCAATTATAGAAATTGCTTCATGAAAATTTGGATCAAATATCTCACCTAATGCGTCAATTGGAGTTATATTATA from Nitrosarchaeum sp. harbors:
- a CDS encoding Hsp70 family protein, yielding MTKIIGIDLGTSNSAAAVVMGGKPTIIPAAEGATVGGKAFPSIVAFTKTGELLVGEPARRQAVTNPDSTIAAAKRKMGSDYIF